In the genome of Petrotoga miotherma DSM 10691, one region contains:
- a CDS encoding 2,3-bisphosphoglycerate-independent phosphoglycerate mutase, which yields MNSLDRQQVIKDLVVKTDSKIVLLVMDGLGDLPKDGKTPLQAAYKPNMDALAKESDLGQSVPVLQGVTPGSGPGHLSLFGYDSLKYDIGRGILEALGLGIKVNKKDVVARANLTTIKDGIIVDRRAGRPASEESKKIVEILSENIKKIEDVDITFYPGKEHRFVVKFTGEGLFDEVTDADPQREGLPMEWAKATNPDSEKMANIANKLIKEIGEVLKDQPKMNFALLRGFSKHPLLPSFEENYKLKAAAIATYPMYKGLAKLVGMEVLEAGQTTEDEVETLKKVWNEYDFFYFHVKKTDSYGEDGNFEEKVKVIENTDKAVKEILNLNPDVLIITGDHSTPALLKAHSWHPVPVLIYSKYVRKGLSVSFDEYECAKGTLGTISALDIMPLALANALKLEKYGA from the coding sequence GTGAATAGTCTAGATCGACAACAAGTTATAAAAGACTTAGTAGTTAAGACCGATTCAAAGATAGTATTACTTGTCATGGATGGATTGGGAGATCTGCCAAAAGATGGTAAAACTCCTCTTCAAGCTGCATACAAACCCAACATGGATGCTTTAGCCAAAGAAAGTGATTTAGGGCAAAGTGTACCTGTTCTACAAGGAGTCACTCCTGGTAGCGGTCCAGGGCATCTTTCTCTTTTTGGCTATGATTCCTTAAAGTATGACATAGGAAGAGGCATATTAGAAGCTCTTGGATTAGGAATAAAAGTGAATAAAAAGGACGTTGTTGCAAGAGCTAATTTGACAACAATAAAAGATGGAATAATAGTCGATAGAAGAGCTGGAAGACCAGCTAGTGAAGAATCAAAGAAAATTGTAGAAATTCTCTCCGAAAATATTAAAAAAATTGAAGATGTTGATATTACTTTCTATCCAGGGAAAGAACATAGATTTGTAGTTAAATTTACAGGAGAGGGCTTATTTGATGAAGTAACGGATGCTGATCCACAAAGAGAAGGGCTGCCAATGGAATGGGCTAAGGCAACCAATCCTGATTCAGAAAAAATGGCTAATATAGCGAACAAATTGATAAAAGAGATAGGGGAAGTGTTGAAAGATCAACCAAAAATGAATTTCGCACTATTACGAGGATTTTCCAAGCATCCTCTATTGCCATCTTTTGAAGAGAATTATAAACTAAAGGCCGCTGCTATTGCCACATACCCTATGTATAAAGGACTTGCAAAATTAGTAGGGATGGAAGTGTTAGAAGCAGGACAAACAACAGAAGATGAGGTCGAAACATTGAAAAAAGTATGGAATGAATATGATTTCTTCTACTTTCATGTGAAAAAAACTGATTCCTACGGTGAAGATGGGAATTTTGAGGAAAAAGTGAAAGTAATTGAAAATACCGATAAAGCTGTGAAAGAAATTTTAAACCTCAATCCAGATGTTTTAATCATCACCGGAGACCATTCTACTCCTGCTTTACTCAAAGCACACAGTTGGCATCCTGTCCCTGTTTTGATTTATTCGAAATATGTAAGAAAAGGATTGTCTGTATCTTTTGATGAATATGAATGCGCAAAGGGAACCCTTGGAACGATATCAGCCTTGGATATTATGCCGTTAGCTTTAGCAAATGCTTTAAAACTAGAAAAGTACGGAGCTTAA
- a CDS encoding biotin transporter BioY: protein MKLLKKFNERRTGITIRAKELSLIAIFVSLMCIGSQIIIPLGPIPFTLQLLFVFLTGYFFSPRKAFAIQIIYLLLGVIGLPVFAGFSGGIVHILGPSGGFLVSFPLAAICISFLKFKKGFSDYSSGLLGLCVIYSIGWIWLGIYTESLLLSFKVGVLPFILFDLIKMVISIYLKKLIESRLKLISSF from the coding sequence ATGAAACTATTGAAAAAATTTAATGAAAGGAGAACTGGAATAACGATAAGAGCTAAAGAACTTTCTTTAATAGCCATATTTGTTTCTCTAATGTGTATAGGCTCACAGATTATTATTCCACTGGGTCCTATACCTTTTACTCTTCAACTACTTTTTGTGTTTTTGACGGGATACTTTTTCTCTCCAAGAAAGGCTTTTGCTATTCAAATTATCTACTTATTATTGGGTGTAATAGGTTTACCGGTATTTGCAGGCTTCTCAGGAGGGATTGTTCACATTTTAGGACCTTCTGGTGGTTTTTTAGTTTCTTTCCCCTTAGCTGCTATTTGTATTAGTTTTCTTAAATTCAAAAAAGGTTTTTCAGATTATTCCTCTGGTTTATTAGGATTATGTGTAATTTACTCTATAGGTTGGATTTGGTTAGGAATATATACGGAAAGCCTTCTTCTATCTTTTAAGGTAGGTGTATTACCTTTTATATTATTTGATCTCATCAAAATGGTTATTTCAATTTATCTGAAAAAATTGATAGAGTCAAGATTAAAACTGATTTCATCTTTTTGA